From a single Pirellulaceae bacterium genomic region:
- a CDS encoding DUF1501 domain-containing protein, with amino-acid sequence MFRLVGTPGKDLCDELGALNRRDVIRIGGSGLLGLSLSGLLKLQAQASESSGPAMSPGWGKAKSVIMVYLQGGPSHLDLWDPKENVPENVKSVFSNIPTKIPGIQFTENLPKLAQCNDRYTMIRSMSYTPNGLFNHTAAIYQLMTGYTTDKVSPSGQLEPPSPKDFPNFGSNIVRLRPTDQPMLPFVMLPRPLQESNVIGKGGSAGFLGKAFDPYTLFPDGDDMDMNKMDRIKIDDLQLRPDVFAVRLQRRAKLRDLVNAQMPEINNAVKDFQLDSYYDQALNLIVSGRAREAFNLGAELPTVRDRYGRNTFGQSCLLARRLVEAGTRVVEVIWPKIANSDNHSWDHHVDLPNRMKNLSAPMLDTGLSALIEDLDDRGLLDETLLVAIGEFGRSPQRGVSTSGNGNSADGRDHWPYCYTSIVAGAGVKRGYVHGKSDKTASAPAEDPVHPIELLASIYHGFGIDPQTVVYNHLNQPRELVKADALTSIFA; translated from the coding sequence ATGTTCCGACTCGTTGGTACACCCGGCAAAGACTTGTGTGATGAACTCGGTGCGCTCAACCGTCGCGACGTGATTCGCATTGGTGGTTCAGGGCTGCTTGGACTGTCGCTGAGCGGGTTGTTGAAACTACAAGCTCAGGCCAGCGAATCTTCTGGACCTGCTATGTCACCCGGCTGGGGCAAAGCCAAGAGTGTCATCATGGTCTATTTGCAAGGTGGTCCCAGTCATTTGGATCTGTGGGACCCCAAAGAAAACGTGCCTGAAAACGTCAAGAGTGTCTTCTCCAACATTCCAACCAAGATTCCAGGCATTCAGTTCACGGAGAATTTGCCTAAGCTGGCGCAGTGCAACGATCGTTATACGATGATTCGTTCGATGAGCTATACGCCCAACGGATTGTTCAATCATACGGCGGCTATCTATCAACTGATGACCGGATATACGACCGATAAAGTCAGCCCGTCTGGGCAGTTGGAACCGCCTAGTCCCAAGGACTTCCCCAATTTTGGCTCGAACATCGTTCGCCTGCGTCCTACGGATCAGCCCATGTTGCCGTTTGTGATGCTGCCACGTCCGCTGCAGGAAAGCAACGTGATTGGCAAGGGCGGTTCCGCCGGCTTTCTGGGCAAAGCCTTTGATCCGTACACGCTATTCCCGGATGGCGACGACATGGATATGAACAAGATGGATCGCATCAAGATCGACGATCTTCAACTGCGACCCGACGTATTTGCAGTGCGCCTGCAACGTCGCGCCAAGTTGCGCGATCTAGTGAACGCGCAGATGCCAGAGATCAATAACGCAGTAAAAGACTTTCAACTGGATAGCTATTACGACCAAGCTCTGAATTTGATTGTTTCAGGTCGGGCCCGCGAAGCGTTCAATTTGGGTGCTGAATTGCCAACCGTTCGCGATCGCTATGGCCGCAACACCTTTGGACAAAGTTGCCTGCTGGCTCGACGATTGGTCGAAGCCGGGACGCGGGTGGTTGAGGTAATATGGCCGAAGATTGCTAATTCTGACAATCACAGTTGGGATCACCATGTGGATTTACCCAACAGAATGAAGAACTTGTCGGCACCGATGCTGGACACCGGCCTGAGTGCACTCATCGAAGACTTGGATGATCGTGGCCTGCTGGATGAAACGCTGCTGGTGGCCATTGGCGAATTTGGTCGTTCGCCGCAGCGCGGTGTCAGTACTTCGGGCAATGGCAATTCGGCTGATGGTCGCGATCACTGGCCCTATTGCTACACGTCGATCGTCGCCGGCGCAGGAGTCAAACGCGGCTATGTGCACGGCAAGAGCGACAAAACAGCTTCGGCTCCGGCTGAGGACCCGGTACATCCCATCGAGTTGCTAGCTTCGATTTATCACGGCTTTGGCATCGATCCGCAAACGGTCGTCTACAACCACCTCAACCAGCCGCGCGAGCTGGTCAAGGCGGATGCGCTGACTTCGATCTTTGCATAG
- a CDS encoding DUF1549 domain-containing protein produces the protein MIRSIVSIAFLLGGQLIVPTAIFAEGQVPVSFQRDIQPILRAKCQGCHQPAKPQGGLSLVGHADLLVAGDSGQSAIVPSDPDASELLRQIIAVDGQAAMPKQSPPLSDVEVALVHRWIAEGANNDIPHSGPRYDAQNPPQYTREPVITALAFSPDGRWLAVSAFHEVILLDAAAMTPSARLVGLSERIQSLTFSPDSQRLAVTGGSPGRFGEVQIWSVPQGELQLSQQITYDTLYGGCFSPDGSLLAFGAADRVVRAIDTQTGQVKLHQGAHEDWSLATAFNAAGTHLVSGGRDMTVKLTEVATERFIDNVTSITPGALKGGVNALAMHPSENQVLVGGADGTPKIYRIFRETERKIGDDSNLIRKFPAMPGRIFSVALSGDGKLLAAASTLDGASQLVVYPYEFTGQIADDVKSALSKPADQRNDADKQLITQHYSQTSPAVLNLEVADSLYAVAFHPTGTWLVTGGARGKLYAYSVPDGNLLHELVAVPIQSESTESSSSSNRQLAAGSGLPAASEQLPQIDLERSLVPLETLLSIDVQPQRISLQNSTDYVQLVVTAKYASGQTLDVTRLAAITATGTVVVDPLGLVRIGSHHGQQTDSPTAGSLQIEFNGETCEIPIDVQPAQEVLVDFVRDVNPVLTRLGCNAGTCHGAQAGKNGFQLSLRGYDPVGDIRALSDDLSARRLNTAAPDASVMLLKPVGAIPHQGGALLTTDSAYYETLRRWIAQGAGLDRQSRKVQRIEISPSMPVMQHTDTWQQFRVTAHYADGALRDVTHETVLESSNSEVCQSLVGGRIKALRRGEAALLARYEGAYAAATVTVMGDRSQFQWQDQPTYNTIDRLTSAKWQRMKILPSQPCDDPTFLRRVRLDLTGLPPSVEELKAFLADNRPTRIKRQAKIDQLLGSDDYVEHWTNKWADLLQVNSKFLGAEGASAFRDWIRSTVAQNLPYDQFASQVLTASGSNKDHPAASYYKILREPDLMMENTTHLFLAVRFNCNKCHDHPFERWTQDQYYQLSAYFAQTGLKKDPASGDKSIGGTAVEGAKPLYEVVFDKSDGEMRHQRTGQIVAPEFPFTCDYSVPDNATRRQQLSAWITSKDNPYFATSLVNRLWGYLTGTGLIEPLDDIRAGNPPSNPELLKHLTDEFLRSEFDVQHILRLICNSRTYQLSVASSQWNADDTLNYSHAKARRLPAEVLYDTVYRVTGTKTAIPGVEPGTRAAQLPDVAINPPDGFLNNLGRPARESACECERSQGLQLGPVMALVSGPTVGTAIGDDQNELAGLAQRPASLDELVQEVYLRVLNRFPTQQEINTVSQMQQDIESDHRSLESALTQREQWWSGRRAELEAERLAELEKTQAAAKQREQEMAPEREKLEQERQARIVAAQQSLDEYAKDPIAIASNFLDASGPSNNWFPLAPVSADSTNQAQLVARADRSITVSGSAEKTTYTIRYRTTLNNLRGLRLEALPLEGAAAAGPGLSANGNFVVTEIEVDAAPIANPNQKARHKLVAAKASFTQPGFDSNAVFNGKTRDQGGWAVHPRGGVVQWLTAAFSEPIDHAGGVELTIAIHQYHDAAEHRLGSFRISVTTDEGGIHVGEPEDFTAARAVPAAHRRPETIGRLLAYVDKSDARWNELRAALATAQTALAPDAELTRLQKLIAELEKATPDDAQLVQLRADFAASGQQRSNQRLTLAQDLTWALVNSPAFLFNH, from the coding sequence ATGATTCGAAGTATAGTTTCTATTGCGTTCTTGCTTGGGGGCCAACTCATTGTCCCGACGGCAATATTCGCCGAGGGCCAGGTTCCGGTCAGTTTCCAGCGAGATATTCAGCCGATCTTACGAGCTAAGTGTCAGGGCTGCCATCAGCCGGCCAAGCCTCAGGGAGGGCTGTCTTTGGTCGGTCATGCTGATCTGCTAGTTGCCGGAGATAGTGGTCAGTCGGCGATCGTCCCGAGCGATCCGGATGCCAGCGAGTTATTGAGACAGATCATCGCGGTTGATGGCCAGGCGGCAATGCCCAAACAATCGCCGCCGCTGAGCGATGTCGAAGTGGCTCTGGTACACCGCTGGATAGCTGAAGGAGCCAATAATGATATCCCCCACAGCGGTCCTAGATACGATGCGCAGAATCCACCGCAGTATACTCGCGAGCCTGTCATCACGGCGCTGGCCTTCTCGCCCGATGGTCGCTGGCTGGCCGTAAGTGCGTTCCATGAAGTGATTCTACTTGACGCTGCCGCCATGACGCCATCGGCGCGATTGGTAGGTCTGAGTGAACGAATTCAATCCTTGACTTTTTCGCCCGACTCGCAGCGCTTGGCGGTCACCGGTGGTTCCCCTGGTCGCTTCGGCGAAGTGCAGATTTGGAGTGTTCCACAAGGCGAGCTGCAGCTCAGCCAACAGATCACCTACGACACGCTGTACGGCGGATGCTTTTCACCCGACGGTTCGTTGTTGGCCTTTGGAGCGGCAGATCGGGTGGTTCGAGCCATTGACACGCAGACGGGGCAAGTCAAGTTGCATCAAGGTGCTCATGAAGATTGGTCGCTGGCTACCGCCTTTAATGCTGCTGGAACGCATTTAGTTTCCGGCGGTCGCGATATGACAGTCAAGCTAACCGAAGTTGCTACCGAGCGGTTCATCGACAATGTGACGTCGATTACTCCGGGTGCGCTGAAGGGGGGAGTCAACGCCTTGGCGATGCATCCCAGCGAGAATCAAGTACTGGTTGGCGGTGCGGATGGCACGCCCAAGATCTACCGCATCTTTCGCGAAACTGAGCGCAAGATTGGTGATGATTCCAATCTAATCCGCAAATTTCCCGCCATGCCAGGACGCATTTTCAGTGTGGCGCTCAGTGGCGACGGCAAACTTTTGGCAGCGGCTAGCACTTTGGATGGAGCCAGCCAATTGGTCGTTTATCCTTACGAGTTTACGGGGCAGATTGCCGACGACGTCAAGTCCGCGTTGTCCAAACCCGCAGACCAGCGCAATGATGCCGATAAACAACTAATCACCCAACATTACAGCCAGACCTCGCCGGCAGTGTTGAATCTGGAAGTTGCCGATAGCCTGTACGCGGTCGCTTTCCACCCCACCGGTACTTGGTTGGTCACCGGTGGTGCCCGCGGCAAGTTGTATGCATACTCCGTGCCGGACGGGAATTTGCTGCATGAGCTTGTAGCGGTTCCCATTCAGTCAGAATCAACTGAGTCTTCCAGCAGTTCCAATCGACAATTGGCAGCGGGCAGCGGACTACCAGCAGCCAGTGAACAATTGCCGCAGATCGACCTTGAGCGTTCTCTAGTACCATTAGAGACGTTGCTCAGCATTGACGTACAACCGCAGCGAATCAGCCTTCAGAATTCCACCGACTACGTTCAACTGGTTGTTACCGCCAAGTACGCTAGCGGACAGACGCTAGATGTGACGCGACTGGCCGCGATCACAGCCACCGGCACGGTTGTCGTTGATCCTCTCGGACTGGTCAGAATTGGTAGCCACCACGGTCAGCAAACTGATTCGCCAACCGCCGGCAGCTTGCAGATAGAATTCAACGGCGAAACATGCGAAATACCGATTGACGTGCAGCCCGCCCAAGAGGTGCTGGTGGATTTTGTTCGTGATGTCAATCCGGTGCTGACGCGTTTAGGCTGCAATGCTGGGACCTGTCATGGCGCTCAGGCTGGCAAGAACGGTTTTCAGCTTTCGCTACGAGGCTATGATCCGGTGGGTGACATTCGTGCCTTGAGCGATGACTTAAGTGCCCGTCGCTTGAACACCGCCGCTCCCGACGCCAGCGTGATGCTGCTCAAACCGGTCGGAGCTATTCCGCACCAAGGCGGTGCGCTGTTGACCACCGACTCGGCCTACTATGAAACCTTGCGGCGCTGGATAGCTCAAGGTGCGGGGCTTGATCGCCAGTCTCGAAAAGTACAGCGCATCGAGATTTCTCCCTCCATGCCGGTTATGCAGCACACCGATACCTGGCAACAATTCCGGGTAACGGCGCACTATGCTGACGGTGCCTTGCGCGATGTGACACACGAGACGGTGCTGGAGAGTTCCAACTCCGAGGTCTGCCAAAGCCTGGTGGGCGGGCGAATCAAGGCGCTGCGACGCGGGGAAGCCGCCCTGTTGGCCAGATACGAAGGCGCTTACGCAGCGGCAACGGTGACGGTGATGGGAGATCGCAGTCAGTTCCAGTGGCAGGATCAGCCAACCTACAACACCATTGATCGATTGACCTCCGCCAAATGGCAACGGATGAAGATTCTGCCGTCCCAGCCGTGTGATGATCCCACGTTCTTGCGACGCGTGCGATTGGACCTAACGGGATTACCACCATCTGTCGAAGAACTTAAGGCATTCCTGGCCGACAATCGCCCCACGCGCATCAAACGCCAGGCCAAAATCGACCAACTGCTGGGCAGTGATGACTACGTTGAGCATTGGACGAATAAGTGGGCCGACCTACTACAAGTGAACTCGAAATTCTTGGGAGCCGAAGGGGCTTCCGCGTTTCGTGATTGGATTCGCTCGACGGTAGCTCAAAACTTGCCGTACGATCAATTTGCATCGCAAGTATTGACCGCTTCGGGTTCTAACAAGGATCACCCGGCTGCATCGTATTACAAAATTCTGCGCGAGCCCGACTTGATGATGGAGAACACCACGCATCTGTTCCTGGCGGTGCGATTCAATTGCAACAAGTGCCACGACCATCCATTCGAGCGATGGACGCAGGACCAATATTATCAACTGTCGGCCTATTTCGCCCAGACAGGCTTGAAAAAGGATCCGGCCAGCGGTGACAAGTCGATCGGTGGTACTGCCGTCGAAGGTGCCAAGCCTTTGTATGAAGTGGTGTTCGACAAGTCCGATGGCGAAATGAGGCACCAGCGCACCGGCCAAATAGTTGCTCCCGAATTTCCATTTACTTGCGACTATTCCGTACCAGACAACGCAACGCGACGCCAACAATTGTCGGCGTGGATTACTTCCAAGGACAATCCGTATTTTGCGACCAGCCTGGTTAATCGTTTGTGGGGTTATTTGACGGGCACAGGACTGATTGAACCGCTGGATGATATTCGAGCTGGCAATCCGCCTAGCAATCCAGAGCTGCTCAAACATCTGACGGATGAGTTTTTGCGCTCCGAGTTTGATGTGCAGCATATTCTGAGGTTAATCTGCAATTCGCGTACCTACCAATTATCCGTGGCCAGCAGCCAATGGAACGCTGATGACACGCTGAATTACTCGCACGCCAAAGCGCGTCGCTTGCCTGCGGAAGTGCTGTACGACACGGTCTATCGCGTGACGGGAACCAAAACGGCAATTCCTGGTGTCGAGCCAGGTACGCGCGCTGCGCAGCTCCCTGATGTGGCCATTAATCCTCCGGATGGATTCTTGAACAATCTGGGCCGACCCGCCCGCGAGAGCGCCTGCGAATGTGAGCGTTCGCAAGGATTGCAGCTCGGCCCTGTAATGGCTCTGGTCAGCGGTCCAACCGTCGGTACTGCAATTGGCGATGACCAAAACGAATTGGCAGGATTGGCTCAACGGCCAGCCTCGCTGGACGAGCTGGTCCAAGAGGTCTATCTGCGTGTGCTCAATCGATTTCCGACGCAGCAGGAGATCAATACCGTGTCCCAGATGCAGCAGGACATTGAATCCGACCATCGGTCGCTGGAATCCGCGCTGACCCAGCGCGAACAGTGGTGGAGCGGCCGGCGAGCAGAGCTGGAGGCTGAGCGGCTGGCCGAGCTGGAAAAGACACAGGCGGCCGCTAAGCAGCGCGAACAAGAAATGGCTCCGGAACGCGAGAAATTGGAGCAAGAGCGTCAGGCACGCATCGTCGCCGCTCAGCAGTCCTTGGACGAGTACGCGAAGGACCCGATTGCGATCGCCAGCAATTTCTTGGATGCCTCCGGACCATCGAACAACTGGTTCCCGCTGGCCCCGGTGTCCGCCGACAGCACGAATCAGGCTCAACTTGTGGCCCGAGCTGACCGTTCCATCACCGTCAGCGGCAGTGCAGAAAAAACGACCTATACGATTCGCTACCGAACGACGCTCAACAATCTGCGCGGCTTGCGGTTGGAAGCATTGCCACTTGAAGGTGCTGCAGCAGCAGGGCCGGGATTGTCTGCCAACGGTAATTTCGTTGTGACTGAAATCGAAGTAGACGCAGCTCCGATCGCCAACCCTAACCAGAAAGCTCGGCACAAGCTGGTTGCGGCCAAGGCCAGTTTTACACAACCCGGCTTTGACTCCAATGCGGTTTTTAACGGCAAGACCCGCGACCAAGGCGGTTGGGCTGTTCACCCCCGCGGGGGAGTGGTGCAGTGGCTGACGGCAGCGTTCAGTGAACCAATTGACCACGCAGGCGGAGTCGAGCTGACGATTGCCATTCATCAGTACCATGACGCAGCCGAGCATCGACTGGGCAGCTTCCGGATTTCGGTAACAACCGATGAAGGCGGAATTCATGTGGGCGAACCAGAAGACTTCACGGCAGCCCGCGCCGTCCCCGCAGCTCATCGACGGCCAGAGACCATTGGTCGGTTGTTAGCTTATGTTGATAAGTCCGACGCGCGTTGGAATGAGCTAAGAGCGGCGCTGGCCACAGCCCAGACTGCCCTTGCGCCGGATGCGGAGCTGACAAGACTTCAGAAGTTGATTGCCGAATTGGAAAAAGCCACACCCGACGACGCCCAGTTGGTACAATTGCGCGCTGATTTCGCGGCCAGTGGCCAGCAGCGATCTAACCAGCGATTGACGCTGGCGCAGGACCTGACATGGGCACTCGTGAACAGCCCAGCCTTTTTGTTTAACCATTGA
- a CDS encoding DUF1501 domain-containing protein, which produces MNWQLPQAYSRRQLLQQVSSGFGMLAFASLATWASGNTTSGTGGPLAPQAPHFPARAKRVIFLCMRGGPSHVDTFDYKPEMSKLDGQSGKFRGTLMKSPWDFRQHRCGLWITELLPKLSEQADQLCLLRGMHTDQPVHPSAMTQLHTGSAQFVRPSLGAWTLYGLGSENDSLPGFVCINPAAGSGGNYGSAFLPAIYQGTSLGKATGPLGSARSSQNAERVADIQNPRLTARMQRQQLDLIQQLNRQKLKADVQNPGVDGIIESYELAFRMQSALPDLMDISGEDAKTLALYGVGQQPTDKFGRQCLMARRFVEAGVRFVELEHTGWDTHQNLSNRIPELCGQIDQPIAGLLTDLKRRGLLKDTLVIWAGEFGRTPYAQNGNGRDHNNKGFTTWMAGGGVRGGFSYGATDETGAEAVEGRCHIHDWHATILHLLGLDHQKLTYRYAGRDFRLTDVSGNVLTDIVA; this is translated from the coding sequence ATGAATTGGCAACTACCGCAGGCTTATTCGCGGCGACAACTTTTGCAACAAGTTTCATCCGGCTTTGGAATGTTGGCCTTTGCTTCGCTGGCCACCTGGGCTTCGGGGAATACGACATCAGGTACGGGCGGTCCTTTGGCCCCCCAGGCACCTCATTTTCCAGCCCGAGCCAAACGCGTGATCTTCCTGTGCATGCGCGGCGGTCCATCGCACGTAGATACTTTTGACTACAAGCCGGAAATGTCCAAGCTGGATGGCCAGAGCGGCAAATTTCGTGGGACGCTGATGAAATCGCCTTGGGATTTCCGACAACACCGTTGTGGACTGTGGATCACAGAGTTGCTTCCCAAGCTCAGCGAGCAAGCCGACCAATTGTGTTTGCTTCGCGGCATGCATACCGATCAACCGGTGCATCCGTCAGCGATGACTCAATTGCATACCGGCAGCGCACAGTTCGTGCGCCCATCGCTGGGCGCCTGGACGCTGTATGGGTTGGGATCAGAAAACGATAGCTTGCCAGGGTTTGTATGCATCAATCCGGCAGCAGGCAGTGGCGGCAATTACGGTAGCGCCTTTCTGCCAGCCATCTATCAAGGCACATCGTTGGGCAAAGCGACCGGCCCCCTGGGTAGCGCCCGAAGCAGTCAGAATGCCGAGCGAGTTGCCGATATCCAGAATCCTCGCTTGACGGCCCGCATGCAGCGGCAACAGTTGGACTTAATTCAACAACTCAATCGCCAGAAGCTTAAGGCCGATGTCCAGAATCCTGGTGTCGATGGGATTATCGAATCGTATGAATTAGCGTTCCGCATGCAGTCGGCTTTGCCTGACCTGATGGATATATCCGGCGAAGACGCCAAGACGCTCGCCTTATACGGTGTTGGCCAGCAGCCGACAGATAAATTCGGGCGCCAATGTCTGATGGCTAGGCGGTTTGTCGAAGCTGGCGTGCGATTTGTTGAACTTGAACACACTGGTTGGGACACGCATCAGAATTTATCAAATCGCATTCCAGAACTGTGCGGACAGATTGATCAACCCATCGCCGGACTGTTGACCGATCTCAAGCGACGCGGCTTGCTGAAGGACACGCTGGTGATCTGGGCTGGCGAGTTTGGTAGAACGCCCTATGCTCAGAACGGTAACGGACGCGATCACAACAATAAAGGCTTCACGACCTGGATGGCCGGTGGTGGAGTCCGAGGTGGCTTCAGTTATGGTGCAACCGACGAGACCGGAGCCGAAGCCGTTGAGGGCCGTTGCCACATTCACGACTGGCACGCCACGATATTGCATTTGTTGGGCCTTGATCACCAAAAACTCACGTACCGTTACGCCGGCCGCGATTTTCGGCTGACTGACGTTTCCGGCAATGTTCTTACCGACATCGTTGCCTAA
- a CDS encoding PSD1 domain-containing protein, producing the protein MAVHSAAADSGSGGPPTSPPTTEQIKFFETKIRPVLIRECYSCHSNQVGQVRAGLWLDTAQGLLTGGVSGPAIVPGNVDESLLWNAINHIDYAMPPKRKLPEKVLADFRVWIEMGAPDPRAEEELQVRSAINEDDIEQGRQFWSFQKPVQLTPPQVESDWFKSDIDRWILDKLTSHQLQPSPDAEPLVVLRRLCFDIVGLPPTPEQVKRFQRDWQSDPDRAVAQTADWLLEQPQFGERWGRHWLDVARYAESSGREVNVTFPHAWRYRDYVIDAFNADKPYHEFVIEQIAGDLLPVKNDHEWASNLIATGFLTLGAKELIERNPRQFELDLVDEQIDVTTRVMLGVSVACARCHDHKFEPIPQSDYYALAGIFRSMSTHFGTFRTQQNRNATSLVELPVDASSIVSRSISKQQRHKLQAELAEKQQQLQEALRARRLGSNPSKTNGNQPPPALAVAGLSAAIGMLQAHLDSYDENGNPRSLCMAVQETKPVTARLLERGEFNRPAQEVPRGFPRVLCVEPVSIADSSTGRLELARWIGSRDNPLTARVMVNRVWLHLFGNGLVRTPEDFGSTGAAPTHPELLDCLAVQFMDHNWSVKRLVRDMVTSRTYRMSSRFDSQNFQIDPDNHYLWRMPPRRLEAEAIRDAMLAISGQLDTTRPVGSIVGRSGPSVIRDGTLVSTTVRGAVSQSETNAGQSVGDRLRQQVKSRVINSELLQAVVQDIQQPNRHRSVYLPIIRDQIPRALEVLDFAESTMVIGQRDTSHTPAQGLYFLNNSFVIEQAQGLARRLMNESSDMQAQLKQAFLLVYGRPATGRELRVAGEFYRSFRPAESSIVNVGKSRGNGLRSNRRRPEEPQSYQADNIQFEKLTAVCQSLMATAEFRFLD; encoded by the coding sequence ATGGCAGTCCACAGCGCAGCGGCCGACAGCGGTTCAGGCGGCCCGCCAACTTCCCCGCCCACCACTGAACAGATCAAATTTTTTGAAACCAAGATTCGGCCTGTATTGATCCGCGAGTGTTACAGTTGTCACTCCAATCAAGTTGGTCAAGTGCGAGCCGGCCTGTGGCTCGATACGGCGCAAGGACTGCTGACCGGGGGTGTTTCGGGGCCGGCCATTGTGCCCGGCAATGTGGATGAAAGCCTGCTGTGGAACGCCATTAATCACATCGACTACGCCATGCCTCCCAAGCGCAAGCTCCCGGAAAAGGTACTGGCTGATTTTCGCGTCTGGATTGAAATGGGGGCGCCCGATCCGCGAGCCGAAGAAGAATTGCAGGTGCGGTCTGCTATCAATGAGGACGATATCGAGCAGGGACGCCAGTTCTGGTCGTTCCAAAAACCGGTGCAGCTCACCCCGCCGCAAGTCGAGTCCGATTGGTTCAAGAGCGACATCGACCGCTGGATACTGGATAAGCTGACCAGCCATCAGTTGCAACCCTCCCCTGATGCAGAACCGCTGGTTGTATTGCGACGACTGTGCTTCGATATCGTTGGCTTGCCGCCGACGCCTGAGCAGGTCAAGCGATTTCAGCGGGATTGGCAAAGCGATCCAGATCGGGCTGTCGCTCAGACGGCCGACTGGCTCCTGGAACAGCCTCAGTTCGGCGAGCGGTGGGGACGACACTGGTTGGACGTAGCCCGCTATGCGGAATCGTCGGGCCGCGAAGTCAACGTGACCTTTCCCCATGCCTGGCGCTATCGCGATTACGTGATTGATGCATTCAACGCCGATAAGCCCTACCATGAATTCGTCATCGAGCAAATCGCAGGCGACTTGTTGCCCGTCAAGAATGACCACGAATGGGCGAGCAATCTGATCGCCACCGGTTTCTTAACTCTGGGGGCCAAAGAGCTGATCGAACGCAATCCGCGCCAGTTCGAACTGGATTTGGTGGACGAACAGATTGATGTGACGACACGGGTCATGTTGGGGGTCTCGGTTGCCTGCGCTCGTTGCCACGATCACAAGTTCGAGCCTATTCCGCAATCCGACTATTATGCGCTGGCTGGTATCTTTCGCAGCATGAGCACCCATTTCGGGACCTTTCGAACTCAACAGAATCGTAACGCCACGTCGCTGGTTGAACTGCCGGTCGATGCATCATCGATTGTCAGTCGTTCTATATCCAAACAGCAGCGTCACAAACTGCAAGCCGAACTGGCCGAAAAGCAACAGCAGTTGCAGGAGGCTTTACGTGCACGGCGATTGGGCAGCAATCCATCCAAGACCAACGGCAACCAACCGCCTCCGGCGTTGGCGGTCGCAGGTTTGTCTGCCGCGATTGGCATGTTGCAAGCTCATTTGGATAGCTACGACGAGAATGGAAATCCCCGCAGTCTGTGTATGGCGGTGCAGGAGACCAAGCCTGTTACCGCTCGACTGCTGGAGCGCGGCGAGTTTAATCGTCCAGCCCAAGAGGTGCCACGCGGATTTCCACGTGTGCTCTGCGTCGAACCCGTTTCGATTGCAGACTCATCGACTGGACGTCTGGAACTTGCACGCTGGATCGGCAGTCGCGACAATCCGCTTACCGCCCGCGTCATGGTCAATCGCGTCTGGTTGCATCTGTTCGGCAACGGACTTGTACGCACGCCCGAGGATTTTGGTTCAACCGGAGCGGCGCCAACACATCCTGAGCTGTTGGACTGTTTGGCAGTGCAGTTTATGGATCACAACTGGAGTGTCAAACGGCTGGTGCGCGACATGGTTACATCACGGACGTACCGCATGAGCAGTCGCTTTGATAGCCAGAACTTTCAAATCGATCCAGACAATCACTACCTGTGGCGGATGCCACCCCGGCGACTGGAGGCCGAAGCGATTCGCGATGCCATGTTAGCCATCAGCGGCCAACTTGATACAACCCGACCTGTCGGTTCGATCGTCGGACGATCGGGGCCGTCGGTCATCCGCGATGGTACTTTGGTTTCGACCACAGTCAGAGGCGCTGTGTCCCAATCCGAAACAAACGCAGGCCAGTCAGTAGGGGACCGGTTGCGACAGCAGGTAAAGTCACGAGTGATAAATTCCGAATTGCTGCAAGCTGTCGTGCAAGACATTCAGCAGCCCAACCGCCACCGCAGCGTCTACCTGCCGATCATTCGCGATCAAATTCCACGAGCCCTCGAAGTCTTGGACTTCGCCGAATCCACGATGGTCATTGGTCAGAGGGATACATCGCATACTCCTGCCCAGGGCTTATATTTCTTGAATAACTCCTTTGTGATTGAGCAAGCACAAGGGTTGGCGCGACGGCTGATGAATGAATCGAGTGATATGCAAGCTCAATTGAAGCAGGCGTTCCTGCTAGTCTATGGTCGGCCGGCGACCGGCCGTGAACTGCGTGTTGCCGGAGAATTCTATCGCAGCTTTCGCCCGGCCGAATCCTCGATCGTTAACGTTGGCAAGAGCCGAGGCAACGGACTGCGTTCAAACCGCCGGCGACCTGAAGAGCCGCAGAGTTATCAGGCTGACAATATACAATTCGAGAAACTGACTGCCGTTTGCCAGTCGCTGATGGCCACGGCTGAGTTTCGATTCCTGGACTAG